In the genome of Brockia lithotrophica, the window CGAGGACAACCATCGAAACGATTCGGTGCAAGCGCACGTCGTCTCCCTCCTCAACGCGATGAAAATCTTCGGGGGTTCGGTAGGTATCTGCCCTACCCCACGTTTCACCCCCATCCTACTTCCTCACCCCTGTCATCTGAGGTCATGAAACGAAGAAAGGGAACTAAAGAAAGGGAACTAAAAACAAAAATGCCCGGCCTTTAGACCGGGCGACGGCGGTCATCCCGCCAAAACCACTGCCACCTCCACCTTACGTCCTAGCAATTTGCCCCCCCAGGTGTCCCGAATCCCGCGGTGCCGCGTACCTTCGGCACATCTCCTCGGCTTCCCGACGAAGTTCCTCACGAAATTCCGCGGGTTCCAAGACTTCGGCCTGAGACCCGTACTGAAGGAGCCACCGGCGAATCTCGTTTGTCCCTAGAACCTCAAACCGAAGGACGAGGGATTCGCCGTCGTCTGCGAGGACGGTTTGTCCGGGATGCCACGCACGCTCGCGCACGTAGCGGGAGGCGGGAGGATAGAAGTGGACGACCACGGCCACCTTCTCTCGGTCGCGTTCGATTCTCCACGATTCGTTGAAGTACGAATCGGGATCGAAGGTATCTGCCACGGGTGAGGAAAAGGGCCGATCGGTGATTTCCGCATGGCGAACCCGGTCCAAAGCAAAGGTGCGCACTTCCCCGCGAAGGTGGCAGTACGCGGCAAGGTACCACACGCCCTCGTAGTAGCGGAGGTGCAAGGGTTCGACGTCGCGTTCCGTCTCCTCTCCGCGATACATGGAGAAGTAGCGCATGTGAACCACGCGCCTTGGGCCGATGGCCTCTTCAAAGAGCTGTAGGTAGTTCAGCACGTGGTTCGGGTCTCCGCGCGTGATGGGAAACCCGAAACTTAAAGATTTCCGAAGTCTTTCGTACTCCTGAATGCCCATCTCTTCCGGTAGGAGGTACGGTAGCTTTTCCTGGAGCGCACGGAGAGAGTCGCGAAAGATGTGCATCTCCATGCTTTCGATCGACCGAAGGGCGAGGAAGAGGGCGAGGGCCTCTCCCGCGGTGAGCCGTGCCGCAGACAGTGGTGGCACCCACGTAGAATCCGTGAGGCGATAGGTCTTGTGCCTACGATCGAATTCGATGGGAGCCTTCCAGTCGTCCCGAAGGAGTTCAAGATCGCGATAGAGTTGACGCTCTGAGGGTGGGCGGTCGAGGCCCACCGCGTCACGGTACGCTTCGGCGAGGGCGCGAATGGTCCAGCGCCTCCCTCCCCGACGCAGGGTCTCCACAAGGAACATGATTCGGTGCAGGCGATCGCGGCGCACGCGCAACCCTCCTTTCGATTTTGGATTCCTTCGGGAAGGCGTCACCGAATCGGGGGGATTGCAGCCCGCTTGCGCTTCTTCGTTTTTCTCAAAGCACTCGCATCTGCGCTAGCTCCCCACGAAGAGCCCCCCGTACCACTCCCCAAGGGCTTCTCCGTACAAAAACCACACCCACGCGGCGGCGGCGAGGAAGGGGCCGAAGGGGATGGGGTCCTTCCTCGTCCTCTTTCCCAAGGCGAGGAGAGGGAGGGCGTAGAGAAGTCCCGCAAGAGAAGCGAGGAGGATTATCGGCAGGATCCCGCCCGGGCCGAAGAAGCCACCGAGAACTGCGGCGAAGACCACATCGCCAAATCCCAAACCCCCGCGGCTCACGAGGTATACGAGAAAAAAGACGAAGGTGAACGCCGCGGAACCCAAAACCGCCGCGGGAAGCGAGTTCGGGTCGACCGCCGCGCGGTACGCGTACGTCGCAAGAAGCGCATACCCGCTTAAGCGAAAGGGGATCCGCATCTCCCAGAGGTCTGTGAGCGTCACGGCAGTCACCACGCCCGCGAGAAGAATCCCCCCGAGAACTTCCGGCCACCACGACGGCCAAAGCCGGAGAAAATCCTCTGGACTAAACCTCGCGAGATATGCGACCGGGGTCATGCCGTACGCATGGGCGACCCGAGAGAGTTCGTGCCAGGCAAGCCAGAGGATGAGAAAGAGGGTGAGAGATTCTCCAAACGGATAAAGGGGGGAAATGCGGACGCCGCAGGCGCGGCACCGTCCGCCTTGCAGGACGTAGCTCACAACGGGGACGAGGTCGCGTGCGGAGAGGGGATGCCCGCAGACGGGGCAGCGGGAGCGGGGAAAAAAGAGGCTCACGCCGTCCAAAATCCTCCGTGCAGACGCGGTGAAAAACGACCCCAACGCGAGCCCCAACCCGACGAGAAAGAAGAAAAACACCCCCCACAAAGCGACCACGGCCCAACCCCCTGATCTCTTCGGTTTCGCCCACCGGAACGTCTACGCCTTATGGGCCTGGTAGACGAAGTCGCGCTCCGCGTACTCTCCGGGAGAAAAGACGCGGAGGATTTCGTAAAACGTGTTGCGCTGCGCGGGCAGGCGCCCGGCGCTTCGAATGAGGTCGATGAGGTAGTTCGTCGTCACCGCGTGCACGGTTCCGGCGGCGGAAACGACGTTTTCTTCCATCATCGTCGAACCCATGTCGTTGATCCCGTAGTCGAGGGAACGGACACCAATCTCCGGGCCCATCGTCACCCAGGACGCCTGGAAGTTGGGGATGTTGTCTAAGGCGAGGCGGGCGACGGCGACGTTCTTGAGGTATTCCTCCGGAGAAACCCGAGAGTCGTACCCGAGCAGCGCGAGGCGTGTGTGTTCCGGCTGGAACGTCCAAAGGATGAAGGCGAGGTACCCCGTAAAGCCGCGGGCGCGGGCGCGGTCCTGCGAGTCGCGGAGACGGAGGAGGTGCAGAGCGCGTTCCTCCAGAGACTCCCCGAGGCCGATGACCATCGTGGCCGTCGTGTGCAACCCCACTTCGTGGGCCGCTTCCATGGTCTCGATCCAAAGGCGCCACGACCCCTTCTTCCGGCTCACGAAGAGACGCGTCCGGTCGTCTAGAATTTCCGCACCGGCTCCCGGAAGGGAATCGAGACCCGCCGCCTTCAGTCGCCTTAGGACGTCGTGGACGGAGAGGCCGTCCCGTTCCGCCATCCGCCGCACCTCGACAACGGAAAGGGAATGCAGGTGCACGTTCGGGTAGTGCCTCTTGATGGTGCGCAGGAGATCCTCGTAGAAGGCGATTCCGAGATCGGGGTGCGTCCCTCCCTGCATGAGGACCTCGGTTCCTCCTACGTCGACAAGCTCCCGTACCTTCTCGAGGATTTCCTCGCGGGTGAGTACGTAGGCTTCTGGATGACCCTTAGGCCGGGCGAAGGCGCAAAACAGGCAGTGGGTGTCGCAGACGTTGGAATAGTTGATGTTTCGGCCGACGACGAACGTCGTAAGAGGAAACTCGGGGTGAAGGCGGAGCATCATTCGATGGGCGGCGTACCCGATTTTCTCCACTTCGTCCGACTCGAGGAGCCGGACGATGTCTTCCAGCTCCAGCCTCTCCCCGCGAAACGGCTTTTCCAAGATCCCGTCGATCGCGCCCACGCGCTGTCCCCCCAATCGGTCGGACTGGCCGACTCTTCCTCCGTCACAACTTCCCCGTATGCCGATCGCTCACAGGCCTAGACGAACCGCCGGAGGAGAAAAGGCGATCCTACTTCCGCATCCTGCGGTTTCTCCCCTTTACGTGGTAGACGTCGGCGTACGAACGGATGCGCTCGACGAGTCGGTAGACCTTCCCCGCCTCGATGTCGCTCGCACCGAGGAGGTAGTTTTCCAAAAGGTCCTGAAGCGAGAGGTTCGACGTGAAGAGGATCGGCCTGCCCGCCTGCGTGCGCCCCTGAAGGAGGGGCATGAGGATCTCGTCCCGCACCCAAGCCGTAGCGTTCTCCGCCCCGATGTCGTCGAGGATGAGGAGGTCCGCCTGCACGAGCTCCGCAAGTTTGGGCAGGAATTCCCCGCCGTCCAAAGATGCGCGGAGCTCGAGGACGAGGCTGGGAACGTACACGAAGTACACCGAGTGGCCGCGTTCCACGAGCTCGTTCGCCGCACACGCCGCGAGGAAGCTCTTCCCCACGCCGAACGTCCCGTACAGGTAGAGCCCGCGGGTTCGAGGAAAGTCCTCCACGAACTTGCGTACGGCACGCAGTGCCTCACGGTTTCCGTCGTCTTCTTCGGCATCGGAGAAGCGCACATCGCGGAACTCCTCCGGCACGCCGATCAGGCGAAATAGCCTCCGCCGCCTCTTCGCATCCGTCGCCTTATGCCACTCCGCGCAAGGTTCGTAGCGGAAGAAGAACCGGCCCTCTTCTCGCGTTGGGATGGCGCGGTATCCCTTGAGCCTGTGCGGGCAGCGCTCCAATCCCGGGCAGGCAGCACAAGCGTCCTCTTCCTCGAGCCACGTCCACCATTCCGTAGACGCGGCGAGTACCTCGGCCTCCTCGAGGGACAGGCGGGCCATCCACTCCTGCACCTTTGGGTGGCGAAGGAGCTCCCGATCGCGCTCGACGGCGGATCCCAAGCGGCGGGCGAATTCGGGATAACGGGAGAGAATTTGCGACAGCGGGGTGAGACCCACGGAAAACACCCCCAGGGCGAAGCCCGTTTTGCAGTTCGTGCAGCGGATTTACGCGTCTCCGGGCGAAGGCTCGAGGCCGGGGGAATCGGGCGACGAGAGATCTTCTCCTAGGACGTCCTCCAGACGGATGTACGCCGGGACGCGAACCGGATTTTGCCGGCGTCCGCTTCGCCCGCGCGTCCCGCGAGAGCGGTTTCCCGAGTCGGAGGCATCCGCGCGCCCCTGCCCTTCGGAACCCGCATTGCCGGCGACTGACGCGGCCCTCGGCACCCGGTTCTTCCAATGGTAGCGGCGGTAGCGGCGAAGAAAGGCGTAGGCCTCCTCCGCCGTTCGGATCCCCTGACGGGCGAACGTTGCGGCCACCTTTTCCGTAAAGGCCCGAGGAAACGTCTTGTCCTTGACGAGGAGGACGTAGTCGATGAGCATGTTCACGACTTCGGAGGGAAGGCGGTATATGTACAACAAGTCGTCTACGAGCCGCCGATCCGCGGGCGACAACTCGGTGACCCCTTGGTAGTGGCGCAGGAGGTCGTAGGGGGAGATGGTCTTGAAGTTCGCCAAGACCTCGTCTTTGCTCCGAGGCACGAGCGTGAGCCCGCTTTCGGCCGCAGGTTCCCCGGCCTTACCCCGGACTTCGTCGGCCGACCGCCCCGAAATCGCCGAGCCCTCCGCCAGATCTTCGACGAGGTGGAGGGAGATCGGTTCGGCGGGAAGGGAAACCGCGCTTCCGCTTTCGCCCAACTTCCCCCGCCGCCGCTTTCGCTTGCCGAACGCCTCGAGCGCCTCGATGAGGTTGCGCAGGTCGTACTCCGGGTACGCCTCGCCGAACGACGCCGTGACCTCGCGGCCGAAGTTCCGCGGATCGGGAGGAACGTCATACGAACGAAACATGGCGCGAAAACGCTCTTCGCCTACGGCCCGTCGAAGAAGGGCGGGTAAGACGTCGCTCGCCAAAAACTCGTGGGGCACGAGGGGCGGAAGGAGGAGGTACAAAAGCCCGCCCTCAGGTTCTCGGAGAAAGGTCCGCAGAAGCCCTACCCCTTCTAGCCGCCGCCGCGCCCGAAGGAACTCTTCTTCCGCGAGCCGGAGGTGCGCGAAAAGCTCGGCGTGTACGTTCTCTTCCCCTTCGGCGGCCGCGTGCGCCCAATAGAGGTAGAGGGTGAAAGCCTCCGCCCCGAGAAAGGGGACATACAGCGCCAAGAGGTTGCGAAGGTCTTCTTCCCCCAAGGGCCGCTGGCGCAGGACGGTAAACGGAGTCGGAGCGACGCGGGTCTCCCCCACCGGTCCCCCTCCTTCTAGGCGTCTCGGCAGATGTCGCGCCCCAGGAGGTTGCGGAGCTCCTCGAGAAACTCGTGCAGGGTTTCGAACTTCCGGTACACGCTGGCAAAGCGGATGTAGGCCACGAAGTCCACGTCTTTGAGGTGGCGCAGGACTTCTTCGCCGATGCGTTCGCTCGAGACCTCCCGCAGACCTTCCTGCAAAAAGCGCTGCTTGACCTTTTCGACGATTTCTTCTAGGGTATCTTCGGGAATGGGGCGCTTGGCCGCCGCCCGCTGCAGGCCGCGCAAGATCTTCTGATCGTCGAACTCCTCACGGGTCCCGTCGCGCTTAATGACGCGCGGGAGCATTAGGGCGGCCGTCTCTAGCGTGAGGAACGTGCGGCCGCACTGCTTGCACCGCCGTTTGCGCCGAATTTGGGCGCCGCCCGAAAAGTGCCGCGTTTCCAGAACCTCGGTATCCGCGTACCCACAAAAGGGACAACGCAAGTGAGGTCTTCCCCCTCTTGCCCATCTGGTCCAATCGGACCTACAACCCCGCACCTTGGCGGCATTATACCACACGGGGCGGCGTCCCGCCGTTTCCGGGGATTTCCCCGCCTTGACTCTCCGGAGGTGACGTGCTACATTGTCCTCAAGGCAGCTGCACCACCCGCGTCGCGGAACGACGCGCTTTCTCGAGGAAAGTTCGAAAAGCGATGAGGAGGACGCGGGGACGGAGTCCGGGCATCCAGAGAGGTGGGCCCTTGGCTGGAAGGTCCGCCTGCATCCGTTCCGTCCCTACCCCCTCCGAGCGCTTCGGCGAAGGACTCCCGGGAATTCCGGGGTTTGCGTAGCCGAGGACGGGAGCGCCCGTTAGCGCGCAAGAGTGCCCGAGGTCCCGTGTGCGGAATTTTGGCTTCGTCCTTTTTGCGGAAGGGCGAGGCCGTCCGCTGCGGGTTTCGGGAACGAGGGTGGTACCGCGGGTTCCGACGCCCGTCCCTTGAAGGACGGGCGTTTTTGCGTCTTCCGGGACGACAACTCCCTAGTACCCCAAAGGAGGTACGCCTATGGCCTTCGTGCTTCTCCCCGATGGACGCTCCCTCGACGTCCCCGAAGGGGCAACCGCAATGGACGTCGCCAAGCTCATCTCTCCGAGCCTCGCCAAGAAGGCGGTCGCCCCTCTCGCCAAGAGGCCGTTCGCCGCTCTCGCCAAGAAGGCGGTCGCCGCTGAAGTGGACGGCCGCCTCGTCGACCTCACGGCCCCCGTTCCCTCAGGGGCGAAGGTGCGGATCGTCACCTGGGACGATCCTGAGGGCCTCGAGGTCCTTCGGCATACGACGGCACACGTACTCGCCCAAGCTTTGCTCCGCCTGTATCCGGGAACGAAGCTCGCCGTAGGTGCCGCGACGGAGGACGGGTTTTTTTACGACGTAGAGCCCCCGACGCCCCTATCCGCCGAAGACCTTCCGCGCATCGAGGAAGAAATGCGCCGCATCGTCGCGGAAGACCTCCCCATCCGTCGGCGGGAAGTCTCCCGAGAAGAGGCAGAGGCGATCTTCCGGGAACGGGGGGAGACGTATAAGCTCGAGCTGCTCCGGGACATCCCGGAGGGAGAGACGATCTCCGTCTACGAACAGGGCGAATTCGTCGATCTGTGCCGGGGGCCCCACCTCCCGTCTACCGGGCGGCTCAAGGCGTTTAAGCTCCTGTCCGTTTCCGGAGCCTACTTCCGCGGAGATCCCAAAAACCCCATGCTCACCCGCATCGCGGGAACGGCGTTCCCCACGGAGGAAGAACTGAAGCGGCACCTCAAGCGGCTCGAGGAGATGCGGGAACGCGACCACCGGAAGCTCGGTAGGGAACTCAAGTACTTCACGTTCAGCCCCGAAGTGGGGCAGGGACTCCCCCTCTGGCTTCCGAACGGGGCTACCGTACGTCGAATCGTCGAGCGCTACATCGTGGACAAGGAGTTGGAACGGGGGTACCTCCACGTGTACACCCCCGTCCTCGCAAACACCGAACTGTACAAGATCTCCGGCCACTGGGACCACTACCACGAAAACATGTACCCGCCCATGGTGATCGACCACGAGGAGCTCGTCCTTCGCCCCATGAACTGCCCGCACCACATGATGATCTACAAGAGCGAGACGCGGAGCTACCGCGACCTTCCCCTCCGCATCGCCGAACTTGGAATGATGTTTCGCTACGAAGCCTCGGGCGCGCTCACCGGCCTCCACCGCGTCCGCGGCATGACGCTCAACGACGCGCACATCTTCGTCACTCCCGAGCAGATCGAAGAGGAAATCCGCGGGGTGATCGAGCTCATCCTCGAGGTGTACCGCGACTTTGGGATCAAGGACTACTGGTTCCGCCTGTCCTTGCGCGACCCGGCGGACAAGGAGAGCTTCGTGGACAACGACGCGATGTGGGAGATCGCCGAAGCCCACCTCCGGCGTGCCCTCGACTCCCTCGGGATCCCCTACCGCGAAGCCGTAGGCGAAGCGGCGTTTTACGGTCCGAAGCTCGACGTCCAGGTGCAAACGGCCACGGGCAAAGACGAGACGCTTTCCACGGTTCAGGTGGACTTCTACCTACCGGAGCGCTTTGCCCTCGAGTACGTGGGACCGGACGGTGCCCCCCACCGTCCCGTGGTGATCCACCGGGGTGTCGTGGGGACGATGGAGCGCTTCGTCGCCTTCCTCCTCGAGTACACGAAGGGCGCGATGCCCCTCTGGTTGGCCCCGATCCAGGTCGCCGTCCTCACGCTCACGGATGCGGAGATCCCGTACGCCCGGGAGGTAGATGACCGCCTCCGCCGCGCAGGCTTCCGAACCAAGCTCGACGTGCGCAACGAAAAGCTCGGGTACAAGATCCGCGAGGCCGAGGTGGAAAAGATCCCCTACATCCTCGTGGTCGGCAAAAAGGAAGCGGAGACAGGAACCGTCGCCGTGCGCAGGCGCGGGCGCGTAGACGAAGGCGTACACGCCCTCGACGCCTTCCTCGAACGCCTGAAGGCGGAAGTCGCCGCGCGCGGCGGATCCGAGCTCGCGCCGGAATCGTGAACGAAGCGTACCTCGGCTAAAAAAACGCCCCTCAGGACGTTTCCAAAGGCGCCTGAGGGGCGTCTTGTGTGTCGCGACCTTCGGAAGGAACGGGAGGGGCCTCCGCACGGTCTGCGCGCCACAGCGGGGGAACGTAGGGACACGAAGGATCTGCCGCAAGGGGGTTTCCCGTAAGGGCAAATGCTCGGGCGCGCGAACCGCCGCACACGTAGCGGAATTCGCATGCGCGGCATTTGCCCTCGAGTCGGTCGGGGTCGCGGAGGGCGCGAAGGAGCGGGTGGTTTCGGTAGATCTCTGCGATCGGCGTCTCCCGCACGTTTCCGAGGCGGTAAGGAAGAAACCCGCTCGGGTACAGATCGCCGATGTGAGAGACGAAGAGGAACCCGTCCCCGTCGTTCACGCCGCGCGTGTAGCGGCGCATCGCCTTTCCTAGGCGGGCGACGAGTTCGGGCTCGTCCTCCGGAACGAAAACTTCTCCCGGGGGGACCTCCCGTCCCAGCTCCCGAAGGAGGCGCTGCAGGCGAACGCGTCGGATCTGCGGCGCCTCCGTCGTTTTGATCTCGAAGGGCACGCGCTGCTCCAGGTCCACAAGCCATTCGAGGACGGACTCAAACTCCTCCGGCGACACCATGTCTTCCGTACGCGCCCGACCGGTGGGGATGAGGAAGAAGACCTCCCACTTTTCCACGCCCCAGCTTTCGAGGAGGCGGGCGATGTTGGGCAGGTCGTGGAGGTTGAAGCGGCTTACCACCGTATTCACCTGCAGGGGCATGCCCAGGCGGCGGAGGACGCCGATCGCCCAAACCGTCTTTTCGTACGTCCCGCGAAACCCGCGGAAGGCGTCGTGAATTTCACGGGTAGAACCGTCTAAGCTGAACGACCAGCGGTGTAG includes:
- a CDS encoding ATP-binding protein, whose protein sequence is MGLTPLSQILSRYPEFARRLGSAVERDRELLRHPKVQEWMARLSLEEAEVLAASTEWWTWLEEEDACAACPGLERCPHRLKGYRAIPTREEGRFFFRYEPCAEWHKATDAKRRRRLFRLIGVPEEFRDVRFSDAEEDDGNREALRAVRKFVEDFPRTRGLYLYGTFGVGKSFLAACAANELVERGHSVYFVYVPSLVLELRASLDGGEFLPKLAELVQADLLILDDIGAENATAWVRDEILMPLLQGRTQAGRPILFTSNLSLQDLLENYLLGASDIEAGKVYRLVERIRSYADVYHVKGRNRRMRK
- the thrS gene encoding threonine--tRNA ligase; this translates as MAFVLLPDGRSLDVPEGATAMDVAKLISPSLAKKAVAPLAKRPFAALAKKAVAAEVDGRLVDLTAPVPSGAKVRIVTWDDPEGLEVLRHTTAHVLAQALLRLYPGTKLAVGAATEDGFFYDVEPPTPLSAEDLPRIEEEMRRIVAEDLPIRRREVSREEAEAIFRERGETYKLELLRDIPEGETISVYEQGEFVDLCRGPHLPSTGRLKAFKLLSVSGAYFRGDPKNPMLTRIAGTAFPTEEELKRHLKRLEEMRERDHRKLGRELKYFTFSPEVGQGLPLWLPNGATVRRIVERYIVDKELERGYLHVYTPVLANTELYKISGHWDHYHENMYPPMVIDHEELVLRPMNCPHHMMIYKSETRSYRDLPLRIAELGMMFRYEASGALTGLHRVRGMTLNDAHIFVTPEQIEEEIRGVIELILEVYRDFGIKDYWFRLSLRDPADKESFVDNDAMWEIAEAHLRRALDSLGIPYREAVGEAAFYGPKLDVQVQTATGKDETLSTVQVDFYLPERFALEYVGPDGAPHRPVVIHRGVVGTMERFVAFLLEYTKGAMPLWLAPIQVAVLTLTDAEIPYAREVDDRLRRAGFRTKLDVRNEKLGYKIREAEVEKIPYILVVGKKEAETGTVAVRRRGRVDEGVHALDAFLERLKAEVAARGGSELAPES
- the mqnC gene encoding cyclic dehypoxanthinyl futalosine synthase produces the protein MGAIDGILEKPFRGERLELEDIVRLLESDEVEKIGYAAHRMMLRLHPEFPLTTFVVGRNINYSNVCDTHCLFCAFARPKGHPEAYVLTREEILEKVRELVDVGGTEVLMQGGTHPDLGIAFYEDLLRTIKRHYPNVHLHSLSVVEVRRMAERDGLSVHDVLRRLKAAGLDSLPGAGAEILDDRTRLFVSRKKGSWRLWIETMEAAHEVGLHTTATMVIGLGESLEERALHLLRLRDSQDRARARGFTGYLAFILWTFQPEHTRLALLGYDSRVSPEEYLKNVAVARLALDNIPNFQASWVTMGPEIGVRSLDYGINDMGSTMMEENVVSAAGTVHAVTTNYLIDLIRSAGRLPAQRNTFYEILRVFSPGEYAERDFVYQAHKA
- a CDS encoding TIGR04053 family radical SAM/SPASM domain-containing protein; translated protein: MRHFDDHPVLVIWEVTRACLLKCRHCRARAQYRRDPRELSTEEGKKLIRDIYDMGTRLLVFSGGDALMREDLFELVSYARDTGLEVALSPSATPLVTEAVMERAAELGLHRWSFSLDGSTREIHDAFRGFRGTYEKTVWAIGVLRRLGMPLQVNTVVSRFNLHDLPNIARLLESWGVEKWEVFFLIPTGRARTEDMVSPEEFESVLEWLVDLEQRVPFEIKTTEAPQIRRVRLQRLLRELGREVPPGEVFVPEDEPELVARLGKAMRRYTRGVNDGDGFLFVSHIGDLYPSGFLPYRLGNVRETPIAEIYRNHPLLRALRDPDRLEGKCRACEFRYVCGGSRARAFALTGNPLAADPSCPYVPPLWRADRAEAPPVPSEGRDTQDAPQAPLETS
- a CDS encoding DnaD domain protein translates to MGETRVAPTPFTVLRQRPLGEEDLRNLLALYVPFLGAEAFTLYLYWAHAAAEGEENVHAELFAHLRLAEEEFLRARRRLEGVGLLRTFLREPEGGLLYLLLPPLVPHEFLASDVLPALLRRAVGEERFRAMFRSYDVPPDPRNFGREVTASFGEAYPEYDLRNLIEALEAFGKRKRRRGKLGESGSAVSLPAEPISLHLVEDLAEGSAISGRSADEVRGKAGEPAAESGLTLVPRSKDEVLANFKTISPYDLLRHYQGVTELSPADRRLVDDLLYIYRLPSEVVNMLIDYVLLVKDKTFPRAFTEKVAATFARQGIRTAEEAYAFLRRYRRYHWKNRVPRAASVAGNAGSEGQGRADASDSGNRSRGTRGRSGRRQNPVRVPAYIRLEDVLGEDLSSPDSPGLEPSPGDA
- a CDS encoding helix-turn-helix transcriptional regulator, translating into MRRDRLHRIMFLVETLRRGGRRWTIRALAEAYRDAVGLDRPPSERQLYRDLELLRDDWKAPIEFDRRHKTYRLTDSTWVPPLSAARLTAGEALALFLALRSIESMEMHIFRDSLRALQEKLPYLLPEEMGIQEYERLRKSLSFGFPITRGDPNHVLNYLQLFEEAIGPRRVVHMRYFSMYRGEETERDVEPLHLRYYEGVWYLAAYCHLRGEVRTFALDRVRHAEITDRPFSSPVADTFDPDSYFNESWRIERDREKVAVVVHFYPPASRYVRERAWHPGQTVLADDGESLVLRFEVLGTNEIRRWLLQYGSQAEVLEPAEFREELRREAEEMCRRYAAPRDSGHLGGQIART
- the nrdR gene encoding transcriptional regulator NrdR — protein: MRCPFCGYADTEVLETRHFSGGAQIRRKRRCKQCGRTFLTLETAALMLPRVIKRDGTREEFDDQKILRGLQRAAAKRPIPEDTLEEIVEKVKQRFLQEGLREVSSERIGEEVLRHLKDVDFVAYIRFASVYRKFETLHEFLEELRNLLGRDICRDA
- a CDS encoding prepilin peptidase; amino-acid sequence: MVALWGVFFFFLVGLGLALGSFFTASARRILDGVSLFFPRSRCPVCGHPLSARDLVPVVSYVLQGGRCRACGVRISPLYPFGESLTLFLILWLAWHELSRVAHAYGMTPVAYLARFSPEDFLRLWPSWWPEVLGGILLAGVVTAVTLTDLWEMRIPFRLSGYALLATYAYRAAVDPNSLPAAVLGSAAFTFVFFLVYLVSRGGLGFGDVVFAAVLGGFFGPGGILPIILLASLAGLLYALPLLALGKRTRKDPIPFGPFLAAAAWVWFLYGEALGEWYGGLFVGS